In Microcaecilia unicolor chromosome 1, aMicUni1.1, whole genome shotgun sequence, the following are encoded in one genomic region:
- the RPL4 gene encoding 60S ribosomal protein L4: MACARPLISVYSEKGEASGKNVTLPAVFKAPIRPDIVNFVHTNLRKNNRQPYAVSELAGHQTSAESWGTGRAVARIPRVRGGGTHRSGQGAFGNMCRGGRMFAPTKTWRRWHRRVNTTQKRYAICSALAASALPALVMSKGHRIEEIPEVPLVVEDKVENYKKTKEAVLLLKKLKAWNDIKKVYASQRMRAGKGKMRNRRRIQRRGPCIIYNEDNGIIKAFRNIPGITLLNVNKLNLLRLAPGGHVGRFCIWTESAFRKLDDLYGTWRKAATLKSNYNLPMHKMTNTDLSRILKSQEIQKALRAPIKKIKRRVLKKNPLKNLRVMLKLNPYAKTVRRRAILRQAQNLKLKEKKTTK, from the exons GCTTGTGCACGTCCTTTAATATCGGTATACTCTGAAAAGGGGGAGGCATCGGGCAAAAATGTTACTCTCCCAGCTGTCTTCAAGGCTCCTATTCGCCCAGATATCGTAAATTTTGTTCACACAAATTTACGCAAGAATAACAGGCAGCCCTATGCTGTGAGTGAACTAGCAG gacaCCAAACCAGTGCTGAATCCTGGGGCACCGGGCGTGCTGTTGCTCGTATTCCCCGAGTGCGTGGTGGTGGTACTCATCGCTCTGGCCAAGGTGCTTTTGGAAAT ATGTGTCGTGGAGGTCGCATGTTTGCCCCAACCAAAACGTGGAGGCGCTGGCACCGCCGTGTGAACACAACCCAGAAGCGTTACGCCATTTGCTCTGCCCTGGCAGCGTCAGCTCTTCCAGCACTGGTTATGTCTAAGG GTCACCGCATTGAAGAGATCCCAGAAGTTCCTCTAGTGGTTGAAGATAAAGTAGAGAATTACAAAAagaccaaggaggcagtgctacTTCTAAAGAAGCTGAAAGCATGGAATGACATAAAAAAG GTCTATGCCTCTCAGCGTATGCGTGCTGGTAAGGGTAAAATGAGGAACCGTCGTCGCATTCAGCGCAGGGGACCATGCATCATATACAATGAGGACAATGGTATCATCAAGGCTTTCAGAAATATACCAG gcatcaCTCTTCTTAATGTAAACAAACTGAATCTCTTGAGATTGGCTCCAGGAGGGCATGTTGGACGTTTCTGTATTTGGACAGAAAGTGCTTTCCGCAAACTGGATGACTTGTATGGCACCTGGCGCAAAGCTGCCACCCTGAAATCCAACTACAA CCTTCCTATGCACAAGATGACAAACACTGACCTTAGTAGAATCTTGAAGAGTCAAGAGATCCAAAAAGCTTTGCGTGCTCCAAT CAAGAAGATAAAACGCAGAGTTCTGAAGAAGAACCCACTGAAGAACTTGAGAGTTATGTTGAAACTGAACCCATATGCCAAGACTGTCCGCCGCCGTGCCATCCTGCGTCAGGCTCAGAAC ctgaaACTCAAGGAAAAGAAGACCACCAAATAA